The following coding sequences are from one Musa acuminata AAA Group cultivar baxijiao chromosome BXJ2-4, Cavendish_Baxijiao_AAA, whole genome shotgun sequence window:
- the LOC135586369 gene encoding spindle and kinetochore-associated protein 1 homolog produces MDLKQAGSSLDALVSSFHTRIVELQELVIARNMYPSTSMPDLSAVDATLKTMESQIQAIKDRLQEERNAIPKAKKLIDLSQRQQRKLQHMLAHMPPSMLKNQSRSVQNPSSSLVPDDSGPDILHEPCHLKEEPVAMLKGKKGPSPAPRWYISAEELDSLSSYMRGRLTLDKVNIAINEIAMYAEANSHLVSCPKKKLAEDTWEKALELRDIATTEAVKGKHFFLETDIKGPGLKLDNTGKAILTVLRHLGRILEARIGHHRVFILSKPH; encoded by the exons ATGGATCTGAAACAAGCGGGATCCTCCCTCGACGCCCTCGTCTCCTCCTTCCACACCCGCATCGTCGAACTGCAGGAGCTCGTCATCGCTCGCAACA TGTATCCCTCCACCAGCATGCCCGATCTGTCGGCGGTCGACGCGACCCTGAAGACGATGGAGTCGCAGATCCAGGCGATCAAGGACCGACTCCAAGAGGAGAGAAACGCTATCCCTAAGGCCAAG AAACTCATCGATCTGTCCCAGCGGCAGCAAAGAAAGCTGCAGCACATGCTCGCCCATATGCCGCCTTCGATGCTTAAGAACCAAAGCCGATCGGTTCAAAACCCCTCTTCGAG CTTGGTGCCTGATGATTCGGGTCCCGATATATTGCACGAGCCTTGTCATCTCAAGGAGGAGCCTGTTGCTATGCTCAAG GGGAAGAAGGGTCCATCTCCTGCACCGCGGTGGTATATTTCTGCCGAGGAACTGGATTCACTGTCTTC TTATATGAGGGGAAGGCTTACTTTGGACAAGGTCAATATTGCTATCAATGAGATAGCTATGTATGCAGAAGCAAATTCTCATCTCGTCTCATGCCCAAAGAAGAAG CTAGCTGAAGACACCTGGGAAAAAGCTCTT GAACTAAGAGACATAGCAACAACTGAAGCAGTGAAAGGCAAGCACTTTTTCCTGGAAACAGACATAAAAGGACCAGGACTGAAACTTGACAATACGGGAAAAGCAATTTTGACA GTCCTTCGCCATCTCGGCCGTATTCTTGAAGCTCGCATCGGTCATCACCGTGTGTTTATCCTCTCAAAACCTCATTGA
- the LOC135608820 gene encoding root meristem growth factor 10-like, which produces MPSVALLFTLLLALSVDACNARHLRMHAKDPSSRYNESSKVSAKVIPDENSVHGNPAESTSSEGVALEKKQGFSTVERTEDVKGKNERVSGALQASTLVKVTWPVPRGGAKEHPGFDADYVGPTTNPPSHN; this is translated from the exons ATGCCTTCTGTTGCTCTTCTCTTCACCCTCCTGTTAGCTCTTTCCGTCGACGCATGCAATGCGCGGCATCTAAGGATGCATGCCAAAGATCCAAGCAGTCGGTACAATGAATCCAGCAAG GTTTCTGCGAAGGTGATTCCGGATGAGAATTCAGTCCATGGAAATCCCGCAGAGTCGACGTCCTCGGAAGGTGTTGCACTCGAGAAGAAACAAGGCTTCTCGACTGTTGAACGCACAGAGGACGTCAAGGGGAAGAACGAACGCGTCTCAGGTGCCCTTCAAGCCTCCACGCTCGTTAAGGTTACATGGCCTGTGCCTCGAGGTGGAGCAAAGGAGCATCCAGGGTTTGATGCGGATTACGTTGGACCGACGACCAATCCCCCCTCTCACAACTGA
- the LOC135611090 gene encoding delta(24)-sterol reductase-like, whose translation MSGVEAPLRPKRKLVLVDYLVRFRWIVVVFVVLPVSCFIYFRLFLGHVRSAMKSDERRRKEHEENVLKVIKRLKQRDPTKDGLVCTARKPYIAVGMRNVDYKRARHFEVDLSAFRNILEIDKERMIAKVEPLVNMGQITRATIPMNLSLAVVAELDDLTVGGLINGYGIEGSSHLYGLFSDTVVAMEVVLADGRLVRCTKDNEHSDLFYGIPWSQGTLGLMVSAEIKLIPVREYMKVIYTPHRGTLKELAQAYADSFAPRDGDSSRVPDFVETMIYNPTEAVCMTGKYASEAEAKKKGNVINSIGWWFKPWFYQHAQTALQRGEFVEYIPTREYYHRHTRSLYWEGKLILPCADQWWFRWFLGWLMPPKVSLLKATQGEAIRNYYHDMHVIQDLLIPLYKVADALEFCHRETELYPVWLCPHRLFKLPLKTMVHPETGFEDHHRQGDTSFAQMFTDVGLYYAPGPVFRGEEFDGAEVVRALEEWMIQNHGFQAQYSVSELTEKNFWRMFDASHYEHCRRKYGAIGTFMNVYYKSKKGKKTEKEVQDAEAEAAIVEADHAEED comes from the exons ATGTCTGGTGTGGAAGCTCCTCTGCGACCCAAAAGAAAGTTAGTTTTGGTGGACTATCTGGTCCGGTTCCGATGGATCGTTGTCGTCTTTGTGGTGCTTCCAGTCTCTTGCTTCATCTACTTCAGACTGTTTCTTGGCCATGTGAGATCTGCCATGAAGTCCGACGAGCGTCGCCGGAAAGAACATGAGGAGAACGTTCTCAAAGTTATCAAGCGCCTCAAGCAGAGAGATCCAACCAAGGATGGCCTTGTGTGCACGGCCAGGAAACCATACATCGCGGTTGGCATGCGTAATGTCGATTACAAGCGCGCAAGACATTTCGAGGTCGATCTCTCTGCGTTCAGGAACATTCTTGAGATCGACAAGGAGCGGATGATCGCTAAGGTGGAGCCGCTTGTTAATATGGGTCAGATCACCCGAGCTACGATTCCCATGAACCTCTCGCTTGCGGTCGTTGCAGAGCTTGACGATCTCACTGTGGGTGGCCTTATCAATGGTTATGGAATCGAGGGGAGCTCACACTTGTATGGGCTCTTTTCTGACACGGTCGTCGCCATGGAGGTTGTGCTTGCCGACGGCCGACTTGTGAGGTGTACCAAGGACAACGAGCATTCCGATCTTTTCTACGGGATCCCCTGGTCTCAAGGAACTCTGGGTCTCATGGTTTCTGCAGAGATCAAACTCATACCTGTTAGGGAATACATGAAGGTTATCTACACCCCGCACCGGGGAACCTTGAAGGAACTCGCGCAGGCTTATGCAGACTCGTTTGCTCCCAGAGATGGGGATTCATCAAGGGTTCCGGACTTCGTTGAGACGATGATCTATAACCCCACCGAGGCTGTCTGCATGACCGGGAAGTATGCTTCCGAGGCAGAAGCCAAGAAGAAGGGCAATGTCATCAACAGCATAGGGTGGTGGTTCAAGCCCTGGTTTTACCAGCATGCACAGACAGCGCTGCAGAGGGGAGAGTTCGTGGAGTACATACCCACCCGAGAGTATTACCATAGGCATACCAGATCTCTGTACTGGGAAGGGAAGCTGATCCTGCCATGCGCAGACCAGTGGTGGTTCAGATGGTTCTTGGGCTGGTTGATGCCGCCAAAGGTCTCCTTGCTCAAGGCCACCCAAGGTGAAGCTATCAGGAACTATTACCATGACATGCATGTGATCCAGGATCTCCTGATTCCTCTGTACAAAGTTGCAGATGCTCTCGAGTTTTGCCATCGTGAAACGGAG CTATATCCAGTATGGCTCTGCCCCCATCGGCTGTTCAAGCTTCCTCTGAAGACGATGGTGCATCCAGAAACAGGCTTCGAGGACCATCACCGGCAGGGAGACACGAGCTTCGCCCAAATGTTCACCGACGTCGGTTTGTACTATGCTCCAGGTCCCGTGTTCAGGGGGGAGGAGTTCGACGGCGCCGAAGTTGTCCGCGCGCTCGAGGAGTGGATGATTCAGAACCACGGTTTCCAGGCGCAGTACTCCGtctcggagctcaccgagaagaaCTTCTGGAGGATGTTCGACGCGTCCCACTACGAGCACTGCCGTCGCAAGTACGGCGCCATTGGCACTTTCATGAACGTGTACTACAAGtccaagaaagggaagaagacggaGAAGGAGGTGCAGGATGCCGAGGCTGAGGCCGCCATCGTCGAAGCCGACCATGCTGAAGAAGATTAG